In a single window of the Amycolatopsis sp. cg5 genome:
- a CDS encoding class IV adenylate cyclase, which yields MAIEAELKALVREPDAVAHRLRQLGDEQPELYRDIYFDRPDHTVVGAGRELRVRVIESATGIRYLFTLKDAPVDEASGSKPEFETWVGDAATMREILSLLGYQEIARLTKNCRNYRFESGGRAILATLVTLSAAGDTFIEVETPAERADLGAALDVVRDVLTGLGIDKADITAETYTATMLRARGAVVTPRQ from the coding sequence ATGGCGATAGAGGCCGAACTGAAGGCCCTGGTACGCGAACCGGATGCGGTGGCCCATCGGCTGCGGCAGCTTGGCGATGAGCAGCCAGAACTCTACCGTGACATCTATTTCGACCGGCCGGACCACACTGTGGTCGGTGCGGGGCGGGAACTCCGAGTGCGGGTGATCGAATCCGCCACGGGCATCCGGTACCTGTTCACATTGAAGGACGCCCCCGTTGACGAGGCCAGCGGTTCGAAACCCGAATTCGAGACGTGGGTGGGTGACGCGGCGACCATGAGGGAGATCCTGAGCCTGCTCGGGTACCAGGAAATCGCCAGACTGACCAAGAACTGCCGCAACTATCGCTTCGAATCCGGCGGCCGGGCGATACTCGCCACACTCGTCACCCTGTCGGCGGCCGGCGACACGTTCATCGAAGTGGAAACGCCAGCCGAACGCGCTGATCTCGGAGCCGCGCTGGATGTAGTGCGCGACGTGCTCACCGGGCTGGGTATCGACAAGGCGGATATCACGGCGGAGACCTACACGGCGACGATGCTCCGCGCCCGAGGGGCCGTAGTCACGCCACGACAATGA
- a CDS encoding response regulator transcription factor has protein sequence MEPVRVAVWTADPIMHAGLTSYLRTRPELTVAAPEDLTERDVLVVHIDRMTPQVVAELRGAHAHLPKVLLAGEVWGDDIDTAAECRAVVVLPCSRTSGDQVVEAVLSVRLGRGRLPADPFESVRRTPPPPDRPGPSSLTTREVDMLRLLAEGYDTAAIADKMRYSERTVKNTVYALTKRLNLKNRPHAVAYAMRAGVI, from the coding sequence GTGGAACCGGTACGTGTCGCGGTGTGGACGGCCGATCCGATCATGCACGCAGGGCTCACGAGCTACCTGCGGACCCGTCCCGAGCTGACTGTGGCGGCGCCGGAGGACTTGACCGAGCGGGACGTACTGGTCGTCCATATCGATCGGATGACGCCGCAGGTCGTCGCGGAGCTGCGTGGTGCACACGCCCACCTGCCCAAGGTGCTGTTGGCGGGTGAAGTGTGGGGCGACGACATCGACACGGCTGCCGAATGCCGAGCGGTCGTGGTACTCCCGTGCTCTCGGACCTCGGGCGACCAGGTGGTCGAAGCGGTGCTGTCCGTACGGCTCGGCCGCGGCAGGCTGCCTGCCGACCCGTTCGAGAGCGTGCGGCGGACGCCGCCGCCCCCTGACAGGCCAGGACCGTCCAGCTTGACTACGCGCGAAGTCGACATGCTTCGCTTGCTCGCCGAAGGCTACGACACGGCGGCGATCGCAGACAAGATGCGTTACTCGGAGCGCACCGTCAAGAACACGGTCTACGCGCTGACAAAACGCCTGAACCTGAAGAACCGGCCCCACGCGGTCGCCTACGCCATGCGTGCCGGCGTGATCTGA
- a CDS encoding response regulator transcription factor, with product MDAVNVLIHAADELSEAGVKAMLSEYEKLRVVPDSPDTRPDVLVVVVAGVVGTAAYAFLRRFHTSGPAPEPRAVLVADRFKAEDLLMAVECGVAALLPRSGLKAGTLAAAVTAVSRGAALIPYHLQGVLLEQIGQLRTRVLAPAGLTLAGVETRERDVLSLIAEGYQTEEIASLLTYSEGTVKNVLYGMMARLRLHSRAHAVAYALREGVI from the coding sequence GTGGATGCGGTGAACGTCCTGATACACGCGGCCGACGAGCTCAGCGAGGCCGGGGTCAAGGCGATGCTGAGCGAGTACGAGAAGCTGCGAGTCGTGCCTGACAGTCCGGATACGCGGCCGGACGTCCTCGTGGTTGTCGTGGCCGGGGTGGTGGGCACCGCCGCCTACGCCTTCTTGCGCCGGTTCCACACAAGCGGTCCCGCCCCGGAGCCGCGCGCGGTGCTGGTGGCGGATCGGTTCAAAGCCGAAGATCTGCTGATGGCCGTCGAATGCGGCGTGGCAGCCCTGCTACCCCGGAGCGGGCTCAAGGCGGGAACGCTGGCGGCCGCGGTCACCGCCGTGAGCCGGGGTGCTGCTCTCATCCCGTATCACCTGCAGGGTGTACTCCTGGAGCAGATCGGCCAGCTGCGGACCCGGGTGCTGGCTCCGGCGGGGCTGACCCTCGCCGGGGTGGAGACCCGTGAACGCGATGTGCTGAGCCTGATCGCCGAGGGCTACCAGACCGAGGAGATCGCGTCCCTGTTGACCTACTCGGAGGGCACGGTGAAGAACGTGCTGTACGGGATGATGGCCCGGCTCCGGCTCCATTCACGAGCCCACGCGGTCGCTTACGCGCTGCGTGAAGGCGTCATCTGA
- a CDS encoding DUF6069 family protein — MTMAVSTSPVRARMTRLCLAALAAMVANTVIALIARVFDEQGIGVGLAPAEYLSLTLIGIVVGTLGWLTIHRVAPQALRVVVPVALVLSWIPDLLLFGSGATVANVVGLMVMHVVVTAAVVVPFRAERPARRAAGEM; from the coding sequence ATGACCATGGCCGTATCCACTTCACCTGTCCGCGCCCGAATGACACGGCTCTGCTTGGCCGCCCTGGCGGCGATGGTCGCGAACACCGTTATCGCCTTGATCGCGCGCGTTTTTGACGAGCAGGGCATAGGGGTCGGCCTCGCACCCGCGGAATATCTGTCCTTGACACTGATCGGTATCGTTGTCGGGACGCTCGGCTGGCTGACGATCCACCGCGTCGCGCCACAGGCGCTCCGAGTGGTCGTCCCAGTCGCCCTCGTCCTGAGCTGGATACCGGATCTGTTGCTGTTCGGCAGCGGCGCGACGGTCGCCAACGTCGTAGGTCTCATGGTCATGCATGTCGTGGTGACGGCAGCCGTCGTCGTCCCCTTCCGCGCCGAACGGCCAGCCCGTCGGGCAGCCGGCGAGATGTAG
- a CDS encoding LuxR C-terminal-related transcriptional regulator, producing the protein MEPVQVGIRSTDSITQVGLSSFLRTCERLLVVDVDELTDQGVLLVQAPRMTPQVAAELRAERWVAVPKVLMVDELRDADVLNAVECRVVGVLPRVRTTGDGLVDALVAAASGRGVLPPDLLGKLLDGIRRLQREVLAPRGLGTAGLAAREIDVIRLMAEGLDTGEIAGELCYSERTVKNVIYEMTSRLNLRNRPHAVAYALQAGVI; encoded by the coding sequence ATGGAACCGGTACAGGTGGGTATTAGGTCGACCGACTCGATCACTCAGGTCGGGCTGAGCAGCTTTCTGAGGACTTGCGAGCGGCTGCTGGTCGTCGACGTCGATGAATTGACCGACCAAGGCGTACTCCTTGTCCAGGCGCCCCGGATGACTCCGCAGGTCGCGGCCGAGTTGCGGGCCGAGCGCTGGGTGGCGGTGCCCAAGGTGCTGATGGTCGACGAACTGCGGGACGCCGACGTACTGAACGCGGTCGAGTGCCGTGTCGTGGGTGTGCTGCCGCGGGTCCGGACCACCGGCGACGGCCTGGTCGACGCGTTGGTCGCCGCGGCTTCCGGACGTGGTGTCCTGCCGCCGGACCTGCTGGGAAAGCTGCTCGACGGCATCCGGCGCCTCCAGCGCGAAGTGCTCGCTCCTCGTGGGCTGGGCACGGCGGGGCTGGCTGCCCGGGAGATCGACGTGATCCGGCTCATGGCCGAAGGCTTGGACACCGGCGAGATCGCCGGTGAACTGTGCTATTCCGAGCGCACGGTCAAGAACGTGATCTACGAGATGACCAGCAGGCTTAATCTGCGCAACCGGCCCCACGCGGTCGCCTACGCACTGCAGGCGGGTGTCATTTGA